Proteins encoded by one window of Flexibacter flexilis DSM 6793:
- the argC gene encoding N-acetyl-gamma-glutamyl-phosphate reductase encodes MKIKAGIIGAAGYTGGETIRLLLGHPFAELIFANSKSQAGKYLYEIHRDLVGETQLRFCDDTPKVDVLFLCLSHGESRVWLSENTLDANTFVIDMGNDFRLDGQCGDREFVYGLVEYQRDVIRMSQNIANPGCFATAIQLGLLPLAQQGLLSEVYTTGVTGSTGAGQKLQETSHFSWRLNNISPYKTLTHQHLDEMQKTLVSLQPNFGKNIYFTPWRGDFARGIFTSSMLTITHDLKEIYHLYKEYYAESAFTFVLDKNIDLKQVVNTNKCVISLEKEGDKLVIHTAIDNLLKGASGQAIQNMNLMFGIEETAGLKLKSIVY; translated from the coding sequence ATGAAAATAAAAGCGGGTATCATTGGGGCAGCAGGCTACACGGGAGGCGAAACAATTCGCCTTTTGCTTGGTCACCCTTTTGCCGAATTGATTTTTGCCAATAGCAAGAGTCAAGCAGGCAAATATTTGTACGAAATTCACAGAGATTTGGTCGGCGAAACACAATTGCGTTTTTGTGACGACACGCCCAAAGTAGATGTGTTGTTTCTGTGTTTGTCGCATGGCGAAAGTCGCGTTTGGTTGTCGGAAAATACACTCGATGCCAATACGTTTGTGATAGACATGGGCAACGATTTTCGTCTGGACGGCCAATGCGGAGACCGCGAGTTTGTGTACGGATTGGTTGAATATCAGCGAGATGTAATCAGAATGTCGCAAAATATCGCTAACCCAGGTTGTTTTGCCACAGCCATTCAGCTTGGTCTTTTGCCTTTGGCGCAACAAGGTTTGCTCTCCGAAGTTTATACTACGGGCGTTACAGGTAGCACAGGCGCAGGCCAAAAATTGCAAGAAACTTCGCATTTTAGCTGGCGACTCAACAACATTTCGCCATACAAAACGCTGACGCATCAGCACTTGGACGAAATGCAAAAAACGCTGGTTTCTTTGCAACCAAATTTTGGTAAAAATATTTATTTTACGCCTTGGCGCGGCGATTTTGCACGCGGAATTTTTACAAGTTCCATGCTTACAATTACGCATGATTTGAAAGAAATTTATCATTTGTACAAAGAATATTATGCCGAATCTGCTTTTACTTTTGTTTTGGATAAAAACATCGATTTAAAACAAGTAGTAAATACGAATAAGTGCGTTATTTCGTTGGAAAAAGAAGGCGATAAATTAGTAATTCATACGGCAATAGACAACTTGCTAAAAGGTGCTTCTGGCCAAGCCATTCAGAACATGAATTTGATGTTTGGAATAGAAGAAACAGCAGGTTTGAAACTAAAATCAATTGTATATTAA
- a CDS encoding argininosuccinate synthase — MKKVVLAFSGGLDTSFCAIYLSKVKNLEVHAVTVNTGGFSTEEIQEIEAKALSLGAKSFVCLDETDNYYQNCIKYLIFGNILKNNTYPLSVSAERVYQATSIANYAKKLGAEYIAHGSTGAGNDQVRFDMIFNILAPKIEIITPIRDLKLSREAEIDFLKEHGVEMNFEKAKYSINKGLWGTSVGGKETLTSHGYLPEESFPTQLTKNAPENLTLIFEKGELVGINEETFASPVNAIQRLQEIAAPFGIGRDIHVGDTIIGIKGRVGFEASAPIITIKAHHLLEKHTLSKWQLFLKEQLSAYYGSWLHEGQFFEPAMRNIEAFLGQTQETVNGKVFVTLLPYRFVLNGIESENDLMSAKFGSYGEMNNTWSGEDVKGFSKIFGNNVAIFHQVNNTFSAE; from the coding sequence ATGAAAAAAGTAGTTCTTGCTTTTAGTGGTGGTTTGGACACCTCTTTTTGTGCTATTTATTTGTCTAAGGTCAAAAACTTAGAAGTTCATGCCGTAACCGTAAATACGGGCGGTTTTTCTACCGAAGAAATCCAAGAAATCGAAGCAAAAGCCTTGTCTCTTGGTGCAAAATCTTTTGTTTGTCTGGACGAAACAGATAATTATTATCAAAACTGTATCAAATATTTGATTTTTGGTAATATTCTCAAAAATAATACTTATCCGCTTTCTGTCAGTGCAGAACGCGTTTATCAGGCTACTTCTATTGCCAATTATGCCAAAAAATTGGGTGCAGAATACATTGCACATGGTAGCACTGGCGCAGGAAACGACCAAGTTCGTTTTGATATGATTTTTAATATTTTAGCTCCAAAAATTGAGATAATTACGCCAATTCGTGACCTGAAATTGTCGCGTGAGGCCGAAATAGATTTTCTCAAAGAACATGGCGTTGAAATGAATTTTGAAAAAGCAAAATATTCTATCAATAAAGGCCTTTGGGGTACGTCTGTGGGCGGAAAAGAAACGCTTACTTCACACGGTTATTTGCCCGAAGAATCGTTCCCGACACAACTAACTAAAAATGCTCCAGAAAATTTGACTTTAATTTTTGAAAAAGGAGAATTAGTGGGCATTAATGAAGAAACATTTGCAAGCCCCGTGAATGCTATTCAACGTTTGCAGGAAATAGCTGCACCGTTCGGAATTGGTCGCGATATTCACGTAGGTGATACGATTATTGGCATTAAAGGACGCGTTGGTTTTGAGGCTTCCGCTCCAATTATTACAATTAAAGCGCATCATTTGCTCGAAAAACATACGCTTAGCAAATGGCAACTGTTTTTGAAAGAACAATTGTCTGCTTATTACGGTTCTTGGTTGCACGAAGGACAATTTTTTGAACCTGCAATGCGCAATATTGAAGCCTTTTTAGGCCAAACACAAGAAACTGTAAACGGAAAAGTATTTGTAACTTTATTGCCGTATCGCTTTGTTCTCAATGGCATTGAGTCGGAGAATGATTTGATGTCTGCTAAGTTCGGAAGTTACGGCGAAATGAATAATACTTGGAGCGGTGAAGATGTAAAAGGATTTTCAAAAATATTTGGGAATAATGTTGCCATTTTCCATCAAGTAAATAATACTTTTTCTGCTGAATAA
- a CDS encoding GNAT family N-acetyltransferase, which translates to MIITVSNSTHTIYAEQICEEMAASAKARGTGIAKRSPEYVAKKLEQGEAVIALDGEKWAGFCYIETWQHGEFVANSGLIVSPDYRKHGVAKGIKQKIFELSRSKYPNAKIFGLTTGLAVMKINSDLGYEPVTYSELTTDETFWASCKSCVNYDILTSKDRKNCLCTAMLYDPKDHYTPAETALHFKQKSKVYERLLRIKKQLVKNILFFV; encoded by the coding sequence ATGATAATTACTGTTTCTAATAGCACTCATACCATTTATGCCGAGCAAATTTGCGAGGAAATGGCCGCTTCTGCCAAAGCGCGTGGAACGGGTATTGCTAAGAGAAGTCCTGAATATGTCGCCAAAAAATTGGAACAAGGTGAAGCCGTGATAGCTCTGGATGGCGAAAAATGGGCGGGCTTTTGTTATATCGAAACGTGGCAACACGGTGAGTTTGTGGCCAATTCTGGCCTTATCGTGTCTCCTGACTACCGCAAACATGGCGTAGCCAAAGGCATTAAGCAAAAAATATTTGAACTTTCGCGCAGCAAATACCCCAACGCCAAAATTTTTGGCCTTACTACGGGGCTTGCCGTCATGAAAATCAATAGCGATTTGGGTTACGAACCCGTTACTTACTCGGAGCTGACCACCGACGAGACCTTTTGGGCAAGCTGCAAAAGCTGCGTGAATTATGATATTCTCACCAGCAAAGACCGCAAAAATTGCTTGTGTACTGCCATGCTCTACGACCCTAAAGACCACTATACACCCGCCGAAACCGCCTTGCATTTCAAGCAAAAAAGCAAAGTGTATGAGCGTTTGCTCCGCATCAAAAAACAATTAGTAAAAAATATTTTATTCTTCGTATAA
- a CDS encoding DUF1684 domain-containing protein, producing MKKIIAFAVFAVVGLMALQLYVNSRNANPDNYKLSIAQYRQQKDEHFRTDENSPFGSTGRFKSLRYYDAAPKYKIETTLKVLKDTATFLMRMSDKQQERFRKYGFALISIDHVKDTLYFYQKQGNTEENMLFVPFTDATTGQSTYGAGRYLDVPVQPQGRITLDFNFAYNPYCAYNYNYSCPIPPRENSLRMAIEAGEMKFKK from the coding sequence ATGAAAAAAATAATTGCCTTTGCTGTGTTTGCGGTGGTCGGGCTGATGGCTTTGCAACTGTACGTTAATTCGCGCAATGCCAACCCCGACAACTATAAATTATCTATTGCGCAGTATCGCCAACAAAAAGACGAGCATTTTCGGACAGACGAAAACTCTCCTTTTGGCTCAACGGGGCGTTTCAAATCCTTGCGCTATTATGACGCAGCCCCCAAATATAAAATTGAAACAACGCTAAAAGTGCTAAAAGATACCGCTACATTTTTGATGCGCATGAGCGACAAACAGCAAGAACGATTCCGCAAATATGGTTTTGCACTAATTAGCATAGACCACGTAAAAGACACTTTGTATTTTTACCAAAAACAAGGTAACACCGAAGAAAATATGCTATTTGTGCCGTTCACGGATGCCACCACAGGCCAAAGCACTTATGGCGCAGGTCGCTACTTGGACGTTCCCGTACAGCCGCAAGGACGTATCACGCTGGATTTTAATTTTGCATATAATCCCTATTGCGCTTATAACTACAATTATAGCTGCCCAATACCGCCGCGCGAAAACAGTTTGCGCATGGCCATAGAAGCGGGCGAAATGAAGTTTAAAAAATAG
- a CDS encoding o-succinylbenzoate synthase — MQIEVPDFNQAIEFHTMQLKATYQKHTLQFKFDAGTSRGVLRERDVYFIRIYDDRHPNLSGWGECGALSGLSLDDRPDFETHLAHICHKISTSPFDVNNVWSNSSEIINIFCTYFVPETFPSIRFGIETALYDRLNGGRRLIFKNDFYKGKKAIPINGLIWMGQPDFMLSQIEQKLEQGYKCLKMKIGAIGWKEELAILQMLRQRFSADQLTLRVDANGAFLPHQAPEILQILADLQIHSIEQPIAAGQTQAMAELCRISPVPIALDEELIRCTDFDARAALLQVLKPAYLILKPSLLGGFAACQDWIELAANHNISWWITSALESNVGLNAIAQFTAQFPNTAAMPQGLGTGQLYHNNIDSPLQIKDGFLHYAPSEAWGTIF, encoded by the coding sequence ATGCAAATTGAAGTCCCTGATTTTAACCAAGCTATTGAATTTCATACTATGCAACTAAAAGCAACCTACCAAAAACACACATTACAATTTAAGTTTGATGCGGGCACTTCTAGAGGTGTGTTGCGCGAACGAGACGTGTATTTTATTCGTATTTACGACGATCGCCACCCAAACCTGTCGGGTTGGGGCGAATGTGGTGCGCTTTCGGGTTTGAGTCTGGACGATCGCCCCGATTTTGAAACGCATCTGGCGCATATTTGTCATAAAATATCCACTTCGCCGTTTGATGTGAACAATGTTTGGTCCAATTCAAGCGAAATTATCAATATATTTTGTACCTATTTTGTTCCCGAAACATTTCCATCTATTCGTTTTGGGATAGAAACTGCCCTCTACGACCGCCTCAATGGTGGCAGACGGCTTATTTTCAAAAATGATTTTTACAAAGGGAAAAAAGCGATTCCTATCAACGGCCTTATTTGGATGGGGCAACCCGATTTTATGCTTTCGCAAATAGAGCAAAAGCTCGAACAGGGTTATAAGTGCCTGAAAATGAAGATTGGAGCAATTGGCTGGAAAGAAGAATTGGCGATTTTGCAGATGTTGCGCCAGCGTTTCAGTGCCGACCAACTCACCTTGCGCGTAGATGCCAATGGTGCTTTTTTGCCGCACCAAGCCCCCGAAATTTTACAGATTTTGGCCGATTTGCAAATTCATTCTATCGAACAGCCCATTGCCGCAGGCCAAACACAAGCAATGGCCGAGCTTTGTCGTATTTCTCCCGTTCCCATTGCCCTCGACGAAGAGCTGATTCGCTGCACGGATTTTGATGCAAGAGCCGCGCTGTTGCAAGTGCTCAAACCTGCGTATCTGATACTCAAACCCTCGCTTTTGGGTGGCTTCGCGGCCTGCCAAGACTGGATAGAGTTGGCGGCTAATCATAATATTAGTTGGTGGATTACTTCGGCTTTGGAATCTAATGTAGGCCTTAACGCCATTGCGCAGTTTACAGCCCAATTTCCCAACACTGCCGCCATGCCACAAGGCTTAGGCACTGGCCAACTGTATCATAACAACATCGATTCCCCGCTTCAAATCAAAGATGGATTTTTGCATTATGCGCCGTCGGAGGCTTGGGGTACTATTTTTTAA
- a CDS encoding DUF5686 family protein, with protein MKLRYIQLFFVLNIFCIGISNKVVIAQESRYQVRGQVRETFNNHAPIPFAHVIVNGQMHFFADIEGQYDIALSQPIKTLDFESHLFRSVRVAPQNPKAEINVTMSRYLFFYFDEETSPQAEQLINKVLAAKHTNSPLLQKPFDYQSYTKLTFSSDSLVAAKNKANKYLKWFGVSLPMSEKTHHLFVMESSTKRTYQNDLRQQETVRSSNVSGVESRSALTMMSQWQPFSIYEDYINIAGANYISPLAGNPFKRYIFSVIDTALVGKDTVYTLKFNPLHIRQVAALKGFLYINTNGYAVQLAEATPARETDTRFAVYQTYAQTGKHWFPVQTQTKLLTRANGIPIVGTNNTYIYNPRFGRGSGKTPKSEVVLDFTTGMPQDTVFWNSVRQEPFTEKDNNTFDFYKQMGNFKDFDRFLGIGSRIAQGAVPLRKTDIILRRFFKINEYEGLRLGLGLQTNQRFSKIFQMGGYGGFGFRDKLWKYSLSGQSILHKDLQIVVAATHTREITEPGSVTFAFDKTMYRSENQRLLRVPRMDLYTANTVALRGHLRNYTWLQFSFKRQNTEPQYVYSYEKNNVNSFITNEIQAALRYSLGEKFVKLENERISLGTKYPEIWVQYTRGLTALNGDFAYHKWDAKLQYKRKILGLGEFGLQAVAGKATGALPYSLLYNAKGSYSEISTIAHNSFETMKYNEFLSDRYVAMFFSHNFGKMSIPHFPFYPSISISHNMGYGALADNTQHGGLKFNTMNKGYIESGMFVHDLFVLKLSSLKTGIGAGAFLRHGYYKLPNASDNIFYKFTVSIGV; from the coding sequence ATGAAATTACGATATATTCAATTGTTTTTTGTATTAAATATATTCTGTATAGGAATTTCAAATAAAGTAGTAATTGCCCAAGAAAGTCGCTATCAAGTACGCGGGCAAGTGCGCGAAACATTCAATAACCATGCTCCTATTCCTTTTGCACATGTCATTGTAAACGGACAAATGCACTTTTTTGCAGACATTGAAGGCCAATATGACATTGCACTTTCCCAGCCTATCAAAACCTTAGACTTTGAGAGCCATTTGTTCAGGTCGGTGCGCGTAGCACCCCAAAACCCCAAGGCCGAAATAAATGTTACAATGAGCCGCTATTTGTTTTTTTATTTTGATGAAGAAACCAGCCCACAAGCTGAGCAATTGATCAATAAAGTATTAGCCGCCAAGCATACCAACAGCCCATTACTCCAAAAACCTTTTGATTATCAATCTTATACAAAACTTACTTTTAGTTCTGATAGCCTTGTAGCCGCCAAAAACAAAGCCAATAAATATTTAAAATGGTTTGGCGTGAGCCTACCCATGTCCGAAAAGACACATCATTTATTTGTAATGGAATCTTCCACAAAACGTACTTACCAAAACGATTTGCGCCAGCAAGAAACCGTGCGAAGTAGCAATGTTTCGGGCGTAGAAAGTCGTTCTGCCCTAACTATGATGTCGCAATGGCAACCTTTTTCAATCTACGAAGATTACATCAATATTGCGGGCGCAAACTACATCAGTCCGTTGGCAGGCAACCCGTTCAAGCGTTATATTTTTTCGGTAATAGACACGGCCTTAGTCGGAAAAGACACAGTTTACACACTCAAATTCAATCCGTTACACATTCGACAAGTAGCTGCTCTCAAAGGTTTTTTGTATATAAATACCAACGGCTACGCCGTGCAACTCGCCGAAGCCACGCCAGCCCGCGAAACAGACACGCGTTTTGCTGTGTACCAGACTTACGCCCAAACGGGCAAACATTGGTTTCCTGTCCAGACACAAACCAAACTCCTGACGCGTGCCAATGGTATTCCAATAGTTGGTACAAACAATACTTACATTTATAATCCTCGCTTCGGGCGCGGCTCTGGCAAAACGCCCAAAAGTGAAGTAGTGCTTGATTTTACGACAGGAATGCCCCAAGACACCGTGTTTTGGAACAGTGTGCGTCAAGAACCTTTTACCGAAAAAGACAACAATACGTTTGATTTTTATAAGCAAATGGGCAATTTCAAGGATTTTGACCGATTCTTGGGAATAGGCTCACGCATTGCACAAGGAGCTGTACCGCTGCGAAAAACCGATATTATTTTGCGTCGTTTTTTCAAAATCAATGAGTACGAAGGACTGCGGCTAGGCTTGGGATTGCAAACGAACCAACGCTTTTCCAAAATATTCCAAATGGGCGGCTATGGCGGTTTTGGCTTTAGGGATAAGCTTTGGAAATACAGTCTTTCAGGTCAAAGTATTTTGCACAAAGATTTGCAAATTGTAGTGGCGGCCACGCACACGCGCGAAATTACAGAACCAGGCAGCGTAACTTTTGCCTTTGATAAAACCATGTATCGTTCTGAAAATCAGCGATTACTTCGAGTGCCACGCATGGATTTATACACGGCCAACACGGTAGCCCTTCGCGGTCATTTGCGCAACTACACATGGTTGCAGTTTAGTTTCAAACGCCAAAACACAGAGCCGCAATACGTTTATTCTTACGAAAAAAACAACGTGAACAGTTTCATTACCAACGAAATACAAGCTGCATTGCGCTATTCGTTGGGCGAAAAATTCGTAAAACTTGAAAACGAACGCATTTCTTTAGGGACAAAATATCCCGAAATTTGGGTGCAATACACGCGCGGCCTTACGGCTCTGAACGGCGATTTTGCCTATCACAAATGGGACGCAAAGTTGCAGTACAAACGTAAGATTTTGGGGTTGGGAGAATTTGGTTTGCAGGCAGTGGCAGGCAAAGCCACAGGCGCACTCCCCTACTCGCTTTTGTATAATGCCAAAGGCAGTTACAGCGAAATTTCGACTATCGCCCACAACAGTTTCGAGACCATGAAATACAACGAGTTTTTGTCCGACCGCTACGTGGCCATGTTCTTTTCGCACAATTTCGGCAAAATGTCTATTCCGCATTTTCCATTTTATCCATCTATTTCGATTTCTCACAACATGGGTTATGGGGCTTTGGCGGATAACACGCAGCATGGCGGCCTGAAATTCAACACCATGAATAAAGGCTATATCGAATCGGGTATGTTCGTACACGATTTGTTTGTACTCAAGCTCAGCAGCTTGAAAACGGGCATTGGTGCGGGGGCTTTCTTGCGACACGGCTACTACAAACTACCCAACGCCTCCGACAATATTTTTTACAAATTCACGGTGTCGATTGGCGTTTAA
- a CDS encoding PaaI family thioesterase, with the protein MENKRTRTFSWENPLDGASKARNMSGLEYLEAMRDGHIAPPPIMHTLDFNGFRVEKGSVSFTMNPEEFQYNPIGTVHGGVISTILDSAMGCTVQSVLPKGSGYTTLELKVNFLKAVTTKSGKMTAIGKLIHAGKSTALVEASLTDENGNVYAHSVSTCLIMQF; encoded by the coding sequence ATGGAAAACAAAAGAACACGTACTTTCAGTTGGGAAAACCCACTGGACGGCGCAAGCAAAGCCCGCAACATGTCAGGATTGGAATATTTGGAAGCCATGCGCGACGGACACATCGCACCGCCTCCGATTATGCACACGTTGGATTTCAATGGATTTCGGGTAGAAAAAGGCTCGGTGAGCTTTACAATGAACCCAGAAGAGTTCCAGTACAATCCCATCGGAACGGTACACGGTGGCGTTATTTCTACGATTTTGGATTCGGCAATGGGCTGTACGGTGCAATCCGTTTTGCCGAAAGGTTCGGGCTACACGACACTGGAACTAAAAGTTAATTTCTTGAAAGCCGTAACCACCAAAAGCGGCAAGATGACTGCCATAGGCAAACTCATACACGCAGGCAAAAGCACGGCTTTGGTGGAGGCTTCGCTCACCGACGAAAACGGCAACGTATATGCGCATAGCGTATCTACGTGCCTGATCATGCAGTTTTAA
- a CDS encoding CHAT domain-containing protein: MGKEAMISWYFIAKFLVYSVLYCVCFSNFKISVLYILKHYLFVILYYCMIYKYTLFLCTFLLLLDIDTNAAKITLPDDDYFAKQYQKGLILFNDKKEDKALIVWENALYRADSLHIYRGVSLANIAKDIANIYWKRNNYVFSLKYLTQSYIYLEEIPEEYMLKAKVCKALGICYKYLNNHKESIKFHNKSLEFISNTKEDNADFYVKAYEKISEAYEYVIDYENAILYKEKQAQYIFKHQANETAKLSGVYKDLGALYIKINSHKEALFYYQKAVELMKKQSIDDPDLAQIYRSIGIIYYYLALYQKSIDYYLLSSSIAEKHNNNVDFLVGLYSNIGSSYDAIDAHEQAFFYKKKALDLCANSPEENVDNLILVYNNIANTYHFRGKYKLSLKYSMSALEVSQKYQDQESTAKIYFNIGQLYLSNKILDSAMFFFDKGLVHCSKNVYPLHIFDKNYFLLSKTEVYLIQNKVDKATEYFRKIEPSTYLNTHGSSVFNLRKSYLEALICEKNEKEEQAIKIISLCDSVALSMNKDFYDDADRLAYVSLVHDIHSAGVRLSYKRYTKLNDKNYLNKAFFFAERNKMQVLLQTISESKLREAAGLPDSLQRKEKSLIHELKSLQKDFFEAKNKDNIFIDSLKIYYLQKYKEYENWLAQTMVKYPKYFELSKGQQPIYLNDLQTKTQLNDVIISYVVSDSATYAFIISNNDSKLIKLPLADSLETKIRNIRQAIMVKSDEDFIPTSKKIYNEIWKPIQDILNENNNVNNIVIIPDGALLYLPFDALIKSKDKELIYLLNKYTIAYQYSATLWSEKRNPSTANSDASLAAFAPVFGQKLDQWHPTQTLRGGRNVQNLMDVEPLPATELEVKKLDSLFASNKLRNKIYLRTQASEVAVKSQNLFRYKYLHFATHGIISDKNPDFSGLLLLRDSLSDNDGKLYASEIYGLRLNADLVVLSACESGLGKLIQGEGLVGLSRSFLYAGASNLSVSLWRVADEPTRLLMTYFYEYIITQSKLNKPIRYAEALQQAKLKLIRTSPYNSPYHWSSFILIGL, from the coding sequence TTGGGAAAAGAAGCTATGATTTCTTGGTATTTTATAGCTAAGTTTCTTGTTTATAGTGTTTTATATTGTGTGTGTTTCTCTAACTTTAAAATAAGTGTGCTTTATATTTTAAAGCATTACTTGTTTGTTATTTTGTATTATTGTATGATATATAAATATACTCTTTTTCTGTGTACTTTTTTGTTGCTGCTTGATATAGACACTAATGCAGCTAAGATTACGCTCCCAGATGATGATTATTTCGCAAAACAGTATCAAAAAGGCTTGATTCTTTTTAATGATAAAAAAGAAGATAAGGCTCTTATTGTTTGGGAAAATGCCCTTTATCGGGCAGATAGTTTACATATTTATCGCGGTGTTTCTTTGGCAAATATAGCCAAGGATATAGCGAATATTTATTGGAAAAGAAATAATTATGTCTTTTCGCTAAAATATTTAACTCAATCATATATTTATTTGGAAGAAATACCAGAAGAATATATGCTAAAAGCAAAGGTGTGCAAGGCTTTGGGTATTTGTTATAAATACCTAAATAACCACAAAGAGTCTATTAAATTTCACAATAAGTCTCTTGAGTTTATAAGCAATACTAAAGAGGATAATGCAGATTTTTATGTTAAGGCTTATGAGAAAATATCAGAAGCATATGAATATGTCATTGATTATGAAAATGCTATTTTGTATAAAGAAAAACAGGCTCAATATATCTTTAAGCACCAAGCAAATGAAACTGCAAAATTATCTGGAGTATATAAAGATTTAGGAGCTCTTTATATAAAAATAAATTCGCATAAAGAGGCACTATTTTATTACCAAAAAGCGGTAGAATTAATGAAGAAGCAATCTATTGATGATCCTGATTTAGCGCAAATTTATAGATCAATAGGTATTATATATTATTATTTAGCTTTATATCAAAAGTCTATAGATTATTACTTGTTATCATCTTCAATCGCCGAAAAACATAATAATAATGTAGATTTTCTTGTTGGATTATATAGCAATATTGGCAGTTCATATGATGCCATTGATGCGCATGAACAGGCGTTCTTTTATAAGAAAAAAGCATTGGATTTGTGTGCAAATTCACCAGAAGAAAACGTAGATAATCTTATACTTGTTTATAATAATATAGCCAATACCTATCATTTTAGAGGAAAGTATAAATTATCCCTAAAATATAGTATGAGTGCCTTAGAGGTAAGCCAAAAATATCAAGATCAAGAATCAACAGCAAAAATATATTTTAATATAGGCCAGCTTTATTTGTCTAATAAAATATTAGATTCGGCGATGTTTTTCTTTGATAAAGGGTTAGTACATTGCTCCAAAAATGTTTATCCACTACATATTTTTGATAAAAATTATTTTTTGTTGTCAAAAACGGAAGTATATCTTATTCAAAATAAAGTAGATAAAGCCACTGAATATTTTCGTAAAATAGAACCGAGTACATATTTAAATACACACGGAAGTAGTGTGTTTAATTTAAGAAAAAGTTATTTGGAAGCACTTATTTGCGAAAAAAATGAGAAAGAAGAACAAGCAATCAAAATAATAAGTCTTTGTGATTCAGTGGCTTTGTCTATGAATAAAGACTTCTATGACGATGCAGACAGATTGGCATACGTTTCTCTTGTACATGATATTCATAGTGCAGGCGTGAGACTTTCTTATAAACGATATACTAAACTAAACGATAAAAACTACTTAAATAAAGCCTTCTTTTTCGCAGAAAGAAACAAAATGCAGGTGCTTTTACAAACAATAAGTGAAAGTAAGTTAAGAGAAGCAGCGGGACTTCCAGATTCTTTACAAAGAAAGGAAAAGTCGCTAATACACGAACTAAAATCATTGCAAAAGGATTTTTTTGAAGCCAAAAATAAGGATAATATTTTTATAGATTCTTTAAAAATATATTACCTACAAAAATATAAAGAATACGAAAATTGGCTAGCTCAAACAATGGTAAAATACCCTAAATATTTTGAGTTGAGTAAAGGTCAACAACCTATTTATTTGAATGATTTACAAACTAAAACACAGCTAAATGATGTTATTATTTCTTATGTAGTGAGTGATTCAGCTACTTATGCATTTATAATTAGCAACAATGATTCAAAACTAATAAAGTTGCCATTGGCAGATAGTTTGGAAACTAAAATTAGAAATATTAGACAAGCTATTATGGTAAAATCGGATGAAGATTTTATTCCTACAAGTAAAAAAATATATAATGAAATATGGAAGCCTATACAAGATATTCTAAATGAAAATAATAATGTAAATAATATCGTTATTATTCCTGATGGAGCATTATTGTATTTGCCTTTTGATGCACTGATTAAATCAAAAGATAAGGAGCTGATATATTTGTTGAATAAATATACAATTGCTTATCAATATTCTGCGACGCTTTGGTCAGAAAAAAGAAATCCGAGTACAGCTAATTCGGATGCTTCATTAGCGGCATTTGCTCCTGTTTTTGGCCAAAAACTAGACCAATGGCACCCTACTCAAACACTTCGAGGTGGCCGTAATGTACAAAATTTGATGGATGTGGAACCACTTCCTGCAACAGAACTTGAGGTAAAAAAACTAGATAGCCTTTTTGCCAGTAATAAACTAAGAAATAAAATTTATTTGCGTACTCAAGCCTCTGAAGTAGCCGTAAAATCTCAAAATTTATTCAGGTATAAGTATTTACATTTTGCTACTCACGGAATTATTAGCGATAAAAATCCTGATTTTTCGGGTTTACTGCTCTTGCGCGATTCGCTTTCTGATAACGATGGAAAATTATATGCTTCTGAAATTTATGGTTTGAGACTTAACGCGGATTTAGTCGTTTTATCTGCTTGTGAATCAGGGCTTGGGAAGCTGATACAAGGAGAAGGCCTTGTGGGATTAAGCCGAAGTTTTTTGTACGCAGGAGCTTCTAATTTATCGGTTTCGTTGTGGCGCGTGGCCGACGAACCAACTCGTTTGTTGATGACTTATTTCTACGAATACATCATTACGCAGTCCAAATTAAACAAGCCGATTCGTTATGCGGAGGCTTTGCAGCAAGCCAAATTAAAGTTGATTCGCACATCTCCGTATAATTCTCCTTACCATTGGTCTTCGTTTATTTTGATTGGATTGTAA